A genomic window from Shewanella vesiculosa includes:
- a CDS encoding heavy metal-binding domain-containing protein, whose product MKKLPFFSVLLSAFVGVIIPAVLTSPVAYGAEHDHTQHQSQASQTYTCPMHPEVISDKEGRCPICNMFLVVKEEQAESSAGDTHPMTNMQHPMTNMQNAIPVEQSIANKFN is encoded by the coding sequence ATGAAAAAGTTACCATTTTTTAGCGTGCTATTAAGCGCATTCGTTGGTGTCATCATCCCAGCAGTTCTCACATCACCTGTTGCTTATGGCGCAGAGCACGATCATACCCAGCATCAGTCGCAAGCCAGTCAAACCTATACTTGCCCGATGCACCCTGAAGTGATCAGCGATAAAGAGGGACGCTGTCCCATCTGCAATATGTTCCTCGTCGTCAAAGAGGAGCAAGCTGAGTCCAGCGCTGGCGACACTCATCCAATGACAAACATGCAGCATCCAATGACAAACATGCAAAACGCTATCCCAGTAGAACAAAGCATAGCAAACAAGTTTAATTGA